CAGCGCCTGATCGGCGCGGACCGTGCCCTCTGCCTGCTCGACGACGAATTTCTGGTTCTGCGCGGTCTGGGCGGCGATCGAATTCTGCTTCAACAGCGCACTGTAGCGCGCCATGTCGGCCCGGGCCTGGTCGAGCGCGCCCTGGTCGCGTGCGAGTTGGCCCTCATATTGGGCTTTCAGCGCCTGATAGGGGCGGGGGTCGATCTGGGCGAGGAAATCGCCCTTCTTGACATGCTGGCCTTCCTTGAAGGCGACTTCCTGAAGATAGCCCGCAATTTGGCTGACCACGGTCACGGTGGCGAGCGGCGTCACCGTGCCGAGCGCTTCGATCGTCACATGGATGTCGCGGGGCGCGACGATCGCGACGGCGACCGGGGGCTTGCCGCCGATATCGGCGCGGCCCTTGTGCGTCTTGTCGGCGGCGGTCTGGCCCGCAGGCTCGGGCTTGTGGTAATAGAGCCAGGCCCAGCCTCCGCCGGCCGCGAGCAGGATCAGGACGATCCAGAAAAGCCAGGGCCGCCCGCCGCCCGGACGTCCGACGCCGGTCTCGTGAGCGGGGCTCTCGGTCGAACCGGGAGCCCGGCCGGCCTCGCGCCGGGAAATGATGATTTCGCTTTCGTTCATCGGATTCTGTTGTCCAGGAAACGCGCCCCGTTCAAATCATACGGATCATGTAGGAAGCGGGATTGTTTCCCACGTTCCTACTATGCGCGCGGAGCGTAAAAATTATGGCGGCGGCGCCGGAAGAGAGCGCGCGGCCGCCTCGATCAATGGCGGCGCCTTCTCGGCCGCGAGGCTTTCGGCGTCATATCCGCCGCCCAGGGCCTCAATTAGCGTTACATTGGCGGTAAACAAGGCCTGGCGCGTCGCCAGCACCGATTCTTCATCGGCGAGCAGGGTCGCTTCGGCGACCACGACCGTGGTGAAGGCGACGGTGCCGGCGCGATATTGGTTGAGATAGACGCGAACCGCCTCGGCCGCCGCGTCGCGCGCCTTTTCCCGCACGCGCAGCTCCTTGGCGTAGACGCGCAAGGCGACGAGCTGGTCCTCGACCTGCTGGAAGGCGGTCAGCACGGTCTGGCGGTAATTGGCGACGGACTGGCGCCAGGCCGCTTTGGCGGCGTCCACCTGCGCGGCCCGCAATCCGCCGTCGAACAGAGGGTCCGCGGCGGCGGCGCCCAGCGACCAGACCTGATAGGCGGCGAGGAAGGGGAAAGCGTTCGCCCCTTCGAAGCCGCCGGCGGCGGAAAGCGTGATCGTCGGATAATAGGCGCCGACCGCGACCCCGACCAAAGCGTTCTGCTCCGCGATGGCGCGTTCGGCGGCGGCGATGTCGGGCCGGCGCTCCAAAAGGGTCGAGGGCAGGCCGGGCGGCGTCGCGGGCGGCATGCGGGCCAGGGCGCCGCGGCGGATCGTCAATTCGGACGGCGGCCGTCCGACAAGGGCCGCGATCGCATGTTCATATTGTTGGCGGAGCACGTCGGTCGCGATCGCCTGCGCCTGGGTGTTCAGGACCTGGGTCTGGGCGGTGATGAGATCCGCCTTGGAAACCGTGCCGCTGTTGTACTGATTCCGGGTGATTTTTTCGGTTTCCTGATAGATCTTGACCGTTCGGTTGAGCAGATCTTTCAGCGAATCTTGGTAGCGCAGGTTGAAATAGGCGATGGCGAGCTGGGCCTGGGCGGAGAGCGTCGCATTGGCGAGCAACGCCGAATCCGCCTGCGCGAGAGCGACATTGCCCTCGACCTGGCGGCCGATCTTGCCCCAGATGTCTATGGTCCAGCCGACGGTCCCCTGCGGATAGAAAAGGGTGCGGGCGAAGGCGTGGCTGGTGTTCGTTCCAAGAGAGGTGGTCCCGGAGCCGCCGCTGGAAAGGACGCCCGAGCCCTCCCCGGAGCGGGTGACGGGATATTGGCCGTTGATGGCAGGCAGGAGGCTGGCCTGCGTTTCGCGGATCACGGCTCGCGCCTGCTCGTAAGATGCGAGCGAGGCGGCGACGTTCTGGTTGGTGACCGCGACCTGCGGCAGAAGGCGGTTCAACTCGGCGTCACGATAGACCGTCCACCAGGCGCCGCGGTCGGCGCCGTCGCGCGGCCGGGCAGGGCGCCAGTCTTTCGATTCCTTGAATTTCGCTGGAACCGGCGCGGTCGGGCGGACATAGTCCGGTCCCACGCTGCAGGCGGCGAGAATCACAGGCGCGCTCAGGGCCGGGAGAATTTTCAGGGCGCGCGAGCGGAACGAAAATCCTGCCATCAGCGCTGCCCTCCGCGCGGCGCGCCGGACTGTTCCCGCCGCCGACTTCGATCAAGCAGCCTTCTGGCCGACATTTCCATTCCTGTTTTCCTTCGCCGGGCGGGCTCAAGCCAGGCCGTACGCAATCAGCCGGCTTTTGAGCGCCGGCATATGAACCATTCATTAACGATTCGCGCCGTCTTCGGTAAGGGCTGCGGGGCCACAGCGCGGCAAAATCGCCAACCTGTGGCCGAAATGCGATGCCGCGCCATGGGGCCCGAGTCTTGACGGCGCGGCGGGGCT
This genomic interval from Candidatus Rhodoblastus alkanivorans contains the following:
- a CDS encoding efflux transporter outer membrane subunit — its product is MAGFSFRSRALKILPALSAPVILAACSVGPDYVRPTAPVPAKFKESKDWRPARPRDGADRGAWWTVYRDAELNRLLPQVAVTNQNVAASLASYEQARAVIRETQASLLPAINGQYPVTRSGEGSGVLSSGGSGTTSLGTNTSHAFARTLFYPQGTVGWTIDIWGKIGRQVEGNVALAQADSALLANATLSAQAQLAIAYFNLRYQDSLKDLLNRTVKIYQETEKITRNQYNSGTVSKADLITAQTQVLNTQAQAIATDVLRQQYEHAIAALVGRPPSELTIRRGALARMPPATPPGLPSTLLERRPDIAAAERAIAEQNALVGVAVGAYYPTITLSAAGGFEGANAFPFLAAYQVWSLGAAAADPLFDGGLRAAQVDAAKAAWRQSVANYRQTVLTAFQQVEDQLVALRVYAKELRVREKARDAAAEAVRVYLNQYRAGTVAFTTVVVAEATLLADEESVLATRQALFTANVTLIEALGGGYDAESLAAEKAPPLIEAAARSLPAPPP